One Calonectris borealis chromosome 16, bCalBor7.hap1.2, whole genome shotgun sequence DNA window includes the following coding sequences:
- the DNAJA3 gene encoding LOW QUALITY PROTEIN: dnaJ homolog subfamily A member 3, mitochondrial (The sequence of the model RefSeq protein was modified relative to this genomic sequence to represent the inferred CDS: inserted 2 bases in 2 codons), whose protein sequence is MRSNGRPGPAXGATAQARCVLLRLRGACRRXAQAQRCARAKMAAGGSSRWLGAAAAVAAARSRGPGDGRLPLVWLVRGLSVPPSPAASSRAARRLLPLCAGLCAAGTKRAAAAAAAFHSSAAARAKEDYYQVLGVPRTATQKEIKKAYYQLAKKYHPDTNKDDPKAKEKFSQLAEAYEVLSDEVKRKQYDAYGTASFDPGAAGAGAGRQYWSSGPSIDPEELFRKIFGEFSGSPFGDFQNVFDQPQEYIMELTFTQAAKGVNKEIVVNINDSCERCNGKGHEPGTKAQRCHYCSGTGMETINTGPFVMRSTCRRCGGRGSIITTPCVVCRGTGQTKQKKTVMVPVPAGVEDGQTVRMPVGKKEIFITFRVQKSSVFRRNGADIHSDLLISIAQAVLGGTARCQGLYETINITIPPGIQPDQRIRMSGKGIPKVNSYGYGDHYIHIKIKVPQRLTDRQRALMMSYAEDEADVDGTVNGVTNTASGGRGTASADAGGDRPEAEENKEGFLSKLKKMFSS, encoded by the exons ATGCGCAGCAACGGGCGCCCGGGACCTG CGGGGGCTACTGCGCAGGCGCGCTGCGTCCTCCTCCGCCTGCGCGGCGCGTGCCGCC TGGCGCAGGCGCAGCGCTGCGCGCGGGCCAAGATGGCGGCCGGGGGCTCCTCGCGTTGGCTCGGGGCGGCCGCCGCTGTCGCCGCCGCCCGGAGCCGCGGGCCGGGGGACGGGCGGCTGCCGCTCGTCTGGCTCGTCCGGGGGCTCAGCGTCCCGCCGTCCCCCGCCGCCTCGTCCCGCGCCGCCCGACGTCTCCTGCCGCTGTGCGCCGGGCTCTGTGCCgcgg GGACGAagcgcgctgccgccgccgccgccgccttccacAGCAGCGCCGCGGCCCGCGCCAAGGAGGACTATTAccaggtgctgggggtgccccgcACCGCCACCCAGAAGGAGATCAAGAAGGCCTACTACCAG CTGGCAAAGAAATACCACCCTGATACAAATAAGGATGACCCTAAAGCTAAAGAGAAGTTCTCTCAGCTGGCAGAAGCCTATGAG GTATTAAGTGATGAAGTGAAGCGGAAACAATACGATGCGTACGGCACGGCTAGTTTTGATCCTGGCGCTGCAGGTGCTGGCGCTGGGCGGCAGTACTGGAGCAGTGGTCCATCAATTGATCCGGAAgagcttttcagaaaaatcttcGGAGAGTTTTCAGGATCCCCTTTTGGCGATTTTCAGAATGTCTTTGACCAGCCACAGGAG TATATCATGGAACTGACGTTCACCCAAGCTGCAAAAGGTGTTAACAAGGAGATTGTGGTGAACATCAACGACTCCTGTGAGCGATGCAATGGTAAAGGACACGAACCTGGTACCAAAGCGCAGCGCTGCCACTACTGCAGTGGCACTGGCATG GAGACAATAAATACCGGCCCTTTTGTAATGCGCTCTACGTGCCGACGATGCGGCGGTCGTGGTTCCATCATAACAACACCCTGCGTAGTATGTCGAGGAACGGggcaaaccaaacaaaagaagaCAGTGATGGTTCCTGTGCCAGCTG GCGTTGAGGATGGGCAGACAGTTCGGATGCCtgtggggaagaaagaaattttcattACGTTCAGG GTTCAAAAAAGTTCTGTGTTCAGAAGaaatggagcagatatccattcGGACCTCCTTATTTCAATAGCACAGGCTGTTCTGGGAGGCACAGCCAGATGTCAAGGCTTGTACGAGACAATCAATATCACG ATACCCCCTGGCATTCAGCCAGACCAGAGAATTCGAATGAGCGGGAAAGGCATTCCCAAGGTTAACAGCTACGGCTACGGAGACCACTACATTCACATAAAGATAAAAGTTCCTCA GAGGCTGACAGATCGCCAGAGAGCCTTAATGATGAGCTATGCGGAGGACGAGGCGGATGTGGACGGCACGGTGAACGGAGTCACAAATACAGCATCAG GTGGCAGGGGCACGGCTAGCGCTGACGCAGGCGGGGATAGGCCTGAGGCTGAGGAGAACAAGGAGGGATTCCTTTCCAAACTTAAGAAAATGTTTAGCTCCTGA
- the NMRAL1 gene encoding LOW QUALITY PROTEIN: nmrA-like family domain-containing protein 1 (The sequence of the model RefSeq protein was modified relative to this genomic sequence to represent the inferred CDS: inserted 2 bases in 2 codons): MGAPPPPAEVRGLPPAAGSRLPPVPAAVGGAGRGWAGPGRGMDRESVGSHSPISQFQLIPAPFTSRALREAGALNRFAPTGARGGCVARALLGDGALRVRAVTXSPMKEEAEELKQRGAEVVKAGQDDEXITGAYGAFVVTNCWEHCSKEKEITQGKRLADLSKRLAPCHVVYSGLGNVKQLTGGRLEVLHFDGKGVVEEYFQKVGVPTMTIRLPFYLENFLSIFKPQKVLQGGMFDQSLPYSAAHGDTPVDGMAVEDIGPVVLCLLKSLEEYVDQVIGLSTGKLTEAEYAAVLSQQTAKTMEASRISPEEYEKRGSPGAKEMDAMFCFCALKPDRNVDLTMKLSPKACTFHQWVADKKVAIGPFPPSSSTRASAAGSGNWPSSEHAAPLGGLNSQGSAFSAGAHSQHWRRLPSKRQTPGFLQGPGSGTAGKPAGRAARWRDGARRQHPPGTGDRAVTSRAV, encoded by the exons ATGGGTGCTCCGCCGCCCCCGGCCGAGGTCCGCGGCCTCCCGCCGGCTGCAGGCAGCCGCCTGCCCCCGGTGCCCGCCgcggtgggcggggccgggcgggggtgggcggggccggggagagggATGGACAG GGAGAGCGTGGGGTCGCACAGCCCCATCTCACAGTTCCAGCTCATCCCAGCTCCCTTTACGAGCAGAGCCCTGCGGGAAGCCGGGGCTCTGAACAGGTTTGCACCTacgggggctcgggggggctgcGTGGCCCGGGCTCTGCTAGGAGATGGGGCCTTGAGGGTTCGCGCGGTGA GGAGCCCCAtgaaggaggaggctgaggagctgaAGCAGAGGGGAGCTGAGGTCGTGAAGGCAGGTCAGGACGATG ACATCACTGGAGCTTATGGAGCCTTTGTTGTAACCAACTGCTGGGAGCActgcagcaaagagaaagaaatcacgCAG GGAAAGCGGCTTGCTGACCTGTCAAAGCGCCTTGCTCCGTGCCACGTTGTGTACAGCGGCCTGGGGAACGTGAAGCAGCTGACGGGGGGCCGGCTGGAGGTGCTCCACTTTGATGGCAAAGGTGTGGTGGAAGAGTACTTCCAGAAAGTTGGTGTTCCCACCATGACCATCCGACTGCCGTTCTACTTGGAGAACTTCCTCTCCATCTTCAAGCCACAGAAGGTCCTGCAGGGAGGTATGTTT GATCAATCTCTCCCGTACAGCGCTGCCCATGGGGACACCCCCGTGGATGGGATGGCGGTGGAGGACATCGGGCCTGTTGTGCTTTGCCTGCTGAAGTCCCTGGAGGAGTACGTAGACCAAGTGATCGGGCTCAGCACTGGCAAGCTCACCGAGGCAGAGTACGCCGCTGTCCTCTCCCAGCAGACGGCCAAGACCATGGAAGCCAGCAGA ATCTCACCAGAGGAGTATGAGAAACGTGGCTCCCCTGGCGCCAAGGAAATGGACGCTATGTTCTGTTTCTGCGCCCTGAAGCCAGACCGCAACGTGGACCTGACGATGAAACTCAGCCCCAAAGCCTGCACCTTCCATCAGTGGGTGGCAGACAAGAAGGTCGCCATCggacccttccctccctcctcttccaccaGAGCTTCTGCAGCAGGTAGCGGGAACTGGCCGAG CTCTGAGCATGCAGCACCTCTCGGTGGGCTGAACTCGCAGGGCAGTGCCTTCTCCGCAGgtgcccacagccagcactggCGCAGGCTCCCGAGCAAACGGCAAACACCGGGGTTTCTCCAGGGACCAGGTTCCGGCACCGCAGGTAAGCCAGCGGGCAGAGCAGCACGCTGGAGAGACGGAGCGCGGCGTCAGCACCCCCCTGGCACAGGGGACCGTGCTGTGACTTCCCGCGCCGTGTAA